One segment of Hippopotamus amphibius kiboko isolate mHipAmp2 chromosome 2, mHipAmp2.hap2, whole genome shotgun sequence DNA contains the following:
- the SLC51B gene encoding organic solute transporter subunit beta — protein MGYSELLTGAPTSTEVPQELLEEMLWFFRVEDATPWNYSMFALVAVVIVISLVLLGRSIQANRNQKRMPVEKQTLEVLYSADARNKDDNNVTILRETLLSEKPNLAQVEMEVKDSGMSLHLLPGLRESET, from the exons atgggcTACAGTGAGCTGCTTACCGGAGCCCCGACTAGCACCGAGGTGCCTCAGGAACTGCTGGAAGAAATGCTTTGGTTTTTTCGGGTAGAAGATG CAACTCCTTGGAATTATTCCATGTTTGCCCTGGTAGCCGTGGTGATCGTGATAAGCCTTGTCCTCTTGGGAAGGAGCATCCAGGCAAACAG AAACCAAAAGAGGATGCCAGTGGAGAAACAAACTCTAGAAGTCCTGTACTCGGCTGACGCCAGAAACAAAGATGACAACAACGTGACCATCTTAAGAGAGACTTTGCTCTCAGAAAAGCCAAATTTGGCCCAGGTGGAAATGGAGGTAAAAGACAGTGGTATGTCGCTGCACCTTCTTCCAGGCCTGCGAGAATCTGAGACCTAG